One genomic window of Nicotiana sylvestris chromosome 10, ASM39365v2, whole genome shotgun sequence includes the following:
- the LOC104212650 gene encoding uncharacterized protein isoform X3, whose translation MKKRIVLVTGASGYLGGRLCHQLFNGGHHVKAFVRRTSDLSSLPPPTDGGSSGGTLELVFGDVTDYQSLLLACSGCHDIFHSAALVEPWLPDPSRFSSVNVGGLKNVLQAYKETGTIEKIVYTSSFFALGSTDGYVADETQTHIGKVFCTEYEKSKVVADKVALDAASEGMPIVPVYPGVIYGPGKVTAGNIVARMIIERFNGRLPGYIGQANDRFSFSHVDDVVDGHIAAMDKGKPGERYLLTGENASFKEVFDIAAMITRTKKPLFGIPLLIIEAYGWISVLFSKLTGKLPLISPPTSVVLLL comes from the exons CCGGTTACCTAGGTGGACGGCTATGCCACCAGTTATTCAACGGCGGACACCATGTTAAAGCCTTCGTCCGCCGTACAAGCGACCTTTCTTCTCTACCTCCGCCTACTGACGGCGGAAGTAGCGGCGGAACTTTAGAGCTTGTGTTCGGAGATGTTACAGATTATCAGTCACTCCTTCTGGCTTGCTCCGGTTGCCACGACATATTTCACTCTGCCGCTTTAGTCGAGCCTTGGCTTCCGGATCCTTCTAGATTCAGCTCC GTCAATGTTGGAGGGCTGAAGAATGTGTTGCAAGCTTATAAAGAAACGGGCACTATAGAGAAAATTGTGTACACATCATCGTTTTTTGCCTTGGGATCAACTGACGGATATGTTGCCGATGAAACTCAG ACCCACATTGGAAAAGTTTTCTGTACGGAGTATGAGAAATCGAAAGTTGTTGCTGATAAAGTTGCATTAGATGCTGCATCTGAAGGAATGCCAATTGTGCCTGTTTATCCAGGAGTTATATATGGTCCAGGAAAGGTCACAGCTGGAAATATCGTTGCACGTATG ATAATTGAACGCTTTAATGGGCGTTTACCTGGTTACATTGGCCAAGCAAATGACAGGTTTTCTTTTAGCCATGTTGATGATGTGGTTGACGGGCATATTGCAGCTATGGACAAAGGCAAACCAGGTGAAAGATATCTTCTTACTGGGGAGAATGCATCATTTAAGGAAGTTTTTGACATAGCTGCCATGATCACTCGGACAAAGAAGCCTTTGTTTGGCATCCCCCTACTTATTATTGAAGCTTACGGATGGATATCAGTTCTTTTCTCCAAATTAACAGGAAAGCTTCCTCTAATCAGTCCTCCG